A portion of the Bacillus sp. es.034 genome contains these proteins:
- the safA gene encoding SafA/ExsA family spore coat assembly protein, whose translation MKIHIVQKGDTLWKIAKKYGVNFEELKQMNAQLSNPDMIMPGMKIKVPTTGGTVKKETQIKYGSKEMPMKEMPKAEHPFKEQKPMAMPVEEPKKEMPKEVQKPFAPKMPKPVVPEIDINNYYMMNMANMQVQQPKQQAKPMPKPKSPPKPTNVLPKAKEQPKPMPKPKQEAVKGVQEEESLQMPSQPQGGNTQPMYYNPNNCVPVSPVMPGSGFCPPHGMHPGAGYGMPMGQGMPMGQGMPMGPGSQVQGAQSMPGMQNMPMMPQMGYDEESSSVMPYMPQGQMPMQQPMQMPMHMQQPMQMPMQQPMGQPSGVMGASEENFPSVQMPQQQAPYMPYPQNCYPVSPVMPGPGFQGGGMPGGYPMGPGGQVQGAMSDESPSMGGYQLPMGQPSNVMGAQYQTPMGQPSNVMGASDQGDCGCGGPQYGQMMHQPMMPQQMPQGMQQPYGFGPGMMGQGMPGQGMPMGPQGQGMGMGPQGMPMGPQGQGMQMGSPGMFGPRAFSMPNFNDDDFEG comes from the coding sequence GTGAAAATCCATATCGTTCAAAAAGGGGATACTCTTTGGAAGATCGCCAAGAAGTATGGCGTGAATTTCGAAGAATTAAAACAGATGAATGCCCAGCTTTCAAATCCCGATATGATCATGCCCGGCATGAAAATAAAAGTGCCGACTACAGGCGGAACCGTAAAGAAAGAGACACAAATCAAATACGGATCCAAAGAGATGCCGATGAAGGAGATGCCTAAAGCAGAGCATCCATTCAAAGAGCAGAAGCCTATGGCCATGCCGGTCGAAGAACCAAAGAAAGAAATGCCGAAAGAAGTACAAAAGCCTTTTGCACCAAAAATGCCGAAACCAGTTGTTCCTGAAATTGACATTAACAACTATTACATGATGAATATGGCAAACATGCAAGTGCAGCAGCCGAAGCAACAGGCCAAACCAATGCCAAAACCTAAATCACCGCCTAAACCTACCAACGTACTCCCTAAAGCAAAAGAACAGCCAAAGCCGATGCCAAAACCAAAACAAGAAGCCGTAAAAGGTGTTCAAGAAGAAGAAAGCTTACAAATGCCATCACAACCACAAGGAGGGAACACCCAGCCTATGTATTATAATCCGAATAATTGCGTACCTGTATCACCGGTCATGCCAGGATCAGGATTCTGTCCGCCGCATGGAATGCATCCGGGAGCAGGTTATGGGATGCCGATGGGGCAAGGAATGCCAATGGGTCAAGGGATGCCTATGGGACCTGGCAGTCAGGTTCAAGGAGCTCAATCGATGCCAGGAATGCAGAACATGCCGATGATGCCGCAAATGGGATATGACGAAGAGTCGTCCTCTGTTATGCCGTATATGCCTCAAGGACAAATGCCGATGCAGCAGCCAATGCAGATGCCGATGCATATGCAGCAACCGATGCAAATGCCGATGCAGCAGCCGATGGGTCAGCCGTCAGGAGTGATGGGTGCATCAGAAGAGAACTTCCCATCGGTTCAAATGCCGCAGCAACAGGCTCCATACATGCCGTATCCACAGAACTGCTATCCGGTCTCCCCGGTCATGCCGGGACCAGGATTCCAAGGCGGCGGTATGCCGGGCGGGTATCCGATGGGACCTGGAGGCCAGGTTCAGGGAGCGATGTCGGATGAGTCGCCTTCCATGGGCGGATATCAACTGCCGATGGGCCAACCGTCCAATGTGATGGGAGCACAGTATCAAACGCCTATGGGTCAGCCATCCAATGTGATGGGAGCAAGTGACCAGGGGGATTGCGGATGTGGTGGACCACAATATGGTCAAATGATGCATCAACCGATGATGCCGCAGCAAATGCCTCAAGGAATGCAGCAGCCATACGGCTTCGGTCCGGGAATGATGGGTCAGGGAATGCCTGGTCAAGGAATGCCGATGGGACCTCAAGGTCAGGGAATGGGAATGGGCCCTCAGGGGATGCCGATGGGACCTCAAGGCCAGGGTATGCAAATGGGATCACCGGGAATGTTTGGTCCAAGAGCATTTAGCATGCCGAATTTCAATGACGATGATTTTGAGGGATAA
- a CDS encoding phosphotransferase has protein sequence MTMILRDKMHARGDDYSHRLLSFLQYKLKDPGASLKTIKEGKWVLKSHGSKWFVKRFPNQSKFLLQERLISTLLREKFYHVLPFHPIHERELLLFEGSPIGITMWLDTSRAIHYDQAADRDDALHVLKKFHAVSKTIRGSWTEEIPHYNWLKKWKKRLMQFQYNLPYLQAFIQPYYLYTYLEWGKWALKELKSVGIHEYGDCITHGDVAHHNFLRGKNGLVYLIDFDLMSLSTEITDDLQYCNRILPYLNWSLSDIKKMEHFHTYRDHLIFHIGLMYPSDVFREWNRFIREDQSYKQRVWGYLTNLTIQQFSQRMQFNQELHGEVKRINTQL, from the coding sequence ATGACGATGATTTTGAGGGATAAGATGCATGCGCGAGGGGACGATTATTCACATCGTCTCCTTTCTTTTTTGCAATATAAATTAAAGGATCCCGGGGCATCACTGAAAACGATCAAAGAAGGGAAATGGGTACTGAAAAGCCATGGGAGTAAATGGTTCGTCAAACGATTTCCCAATCAATCAAAGTTCCTCTTGCAGGAACGGCTGATTTCAACCCTATTAAGGGAAAAGTTTTATCATGTCCTGCCATTTCATCCCATTCATGAACGGGAGCTATTATTATTTGAAGGATCCCCCATCGGTATTACGATGTGGCTGGACACGTCGAGGGCCATTCATTACGACCAGGCGGCTGACAGGGATGATGCATTGCACGTATTGAAAAAGTTTCATGCTGTTTCAAAGACAATCCGTGGTTCATGGACAGAAGAGATTCCTCATTATAACTGGCTGAAGAAATGGAAAAAACGGCTGATGCAGTTTCAATATAATCTCCCCTATTTGCAGGCATTCATTCAGCCGTATTACTTATATACGTATTTAGAGTGGGGGAAATGGGCACTAAAAGAATTGAAATCGGTGGGCATCCATGAATATGGTGACTGCATCACTCATGGAGATGTGGCGCATCATAATTTCTTAAGGGGAAAGAACGGGCTTGTCTATTTGATCGACTTTGATCTTATGTCACTCTCCACGGAAATAACGGACGACCTGCAGTACTGCAATCGGATTTTGCCTTATTTAAATTGGTCCCTCAGTGATATCAAAAAAATGGAACACTTCCATACTTATCGCGATCACCTTATCTTTCACATCGGATTGATGTATCCATCCGATGTATTCAGGGAGTGGAACCGATTCATCAGGGAAGATCAATCGTACAAACAGCGTGTATGGGGTTATTTAACGAACTTGACGATTCAGCAATTCTCCCAGCGGATGCAATTCAATCAAGAATTGCACGGAGAAGTGAAAAGGATCAATACCCAATTGTAG
- a CDS encoding YhcN/YlaJ family sporulation lipoprotein, translating to MNKRLFMVPLTAVMTLGLAACNSGEEKAQDRYSDSYEPLGFYSNDGHGGDNRDERDGPLTEMYDHSAGKEGQDIRQKKRQFLQVRDENGNPKNPSRPLADYDKNFLARDARASHGDANYHGHLDDNTRTARRSYYTAYEGDLAEKIGEVTGKVENVSDVRAVAYGSDVLIAIELDDHSKIEETKARVKKAVQPYLNGRSVSVVTDEGTFSRVRNIDNDLRDGGPRDALNFDMHDMFRSVKDRINR from the coding sequence TTGAATAAACGATTATTCATGGTACCATTAACAGCCGTCATGACCCTGGGTCTTGCTGCATGTAACAGTGGAGAAGAAAAAGCTCAAGATCGTTACTCAGACTCCTACGAGCCACTCGGCTTCTACTCCAACGATGGACATGGCGGGGACAACAGGGACGAGAGGGACGGACCTCTGACTGAAATGTATGATCACTCTGCCGGAAAAGAAGGGCAGGATATCCGTCAAAAAAAACGCCAGTTCCTTCAAGTGAGGGACGAGAATGGAAATCCGAAGAACCCGTCCCGGCCGCTTGCTGATTATGACAAGAACTTCCTGGCAAGGGATGCCCGTGCGAGTCACGGGGATGCGAATTATCACGGACATCTTGATGATAATACCCGAACTGCAAGAAGATCCTATTATACAGCCTATGAAGGGGATCTCGCCGAGAAGATTGGCGAGGTGACGGGGAAGGTGGAGAACGTCAGTGACGTTCGTGCCGTCGCCTATGGTTCGGACGTCCTCATAGCCATTGAGCTGGATGACCATAGTAAGATCGAGGAAACGAAAGCACGTGTAAAAAAAGCCGTGCAGCCTTATCTAAACGGAAGATCGGTTTCAGTGGTGACGGATGAGGGAACCTTCAGCCGGGTAAGGAACATCGATAATGATTTACGCGACGGTGGTCCAAGGGACGCTCTCAACTTCGACATGCACGATATGTTCCGGTCGGTGAAGGACCGCATCAACCGATAA
- a CDS encoding intercompartmental signaling factor BofC: MTMKVRIVFMVLLLIGAFYFTFFYTEEKQAADGSSLEMLNETPAEVASAHTVTVILERVYLDGEVSEEIVQETIWSMEDFWAAYDDWQLMDMTEEQIVFQKKMDDISPLLKTNGYFGISDKGVLSIFNGRPGQAEIIQSFFQIDVGKLESKRHDDLVKGIPIKSKQEYEEVLEQYKPYSVPK; the protein is encoded by the coding sequence ATGACGATGAAGGTTCGAATCGTGTTTATGGTGCTGTTGTTAATCGGTGCGTTTTATTTCACGTTTTTTTATACAGAGGAAAAACAGGCTGCAGACGGCAGTTCCCTGGAGATGCTGAACGAAACCCCTGCTGAGGTTGCGTCCGCCCATACGGTCACGGTTATATTGGAACGCGTGTATCTGGACGGGGAAGTGAGTGAGGAAATCGTGCAGGAAACGATTTGGAGCATGGAAGACTTCTGGGCTGCGTATGATGACTGGCAGCTGATGGATATGACGGAAGAACAGATCGTGTTCCAGAAGAAAATGGATGATATTTCACCCCTCCTTAAGACCAATGGCTACTTCGGTATATCGGATAAGGGTGTACTGTCCATCTTTAACGGCAGACCCGGACAGGCGGAAATCATTCAATCCTTCTTCCAGATCGATGTAGGGAAGCTTGAGAGCAAGCGTCACGATGATCTCGTCAAAGGCATCCCCATTAAGTCGAAACAGGAGTATGAAGAGGTGCTCGAACAATATAAACCCTACTCCGTCCCAAAATAA
- the ruvA gene encoding Holliday junction branch migration protein RuvA, with protein MYEYIKGTVSQVGPEYVVVENNGIGYQLYTANPFVYSKYQNQEIQIFTYQHVREDLIALYGFLAIEEKLLFMKLLNVSGIGPKGALAILASGAPQQVITAIEEENESFLTKFPGVGKKTARQMILDLKGKLQDVVPDYFPSLFSDHEEAEVSLGKDEAFDEAILALKALGYSEREIKKITPKLKGEGHSSDEIIRKALQLLLK; from the coding sequence ATGTATGAGTATATAAAAGGGACGGTCAGTCAAGTGGGTCCCGAGTATGTTGTGGTGGAGAATAATGGAATCGGGTATCAGTTGTATACGGCGAATCCATTTGTGTATTCAAAATATCAAAATCAAGAGATTCAGATTTTTACATATCAGCATGTGAGGGAAGATCTTATCGCCCTTTACGGGTTTCTTGCCATCGAAGAGAAGCTCCTCTTTATGAAACTATTAAATGTGTCGGGGATCGGTCCGAAGGGAGCCCTGGCGATACTCGCTTCAGGTGCCCCCCAGCAGGTGATAACGGCCATTGAGGAAGAGAATGAAAGCTTCCTGACGAAGTTCCCTGGTGTAGGGAAGAAGACGGCCCGTCAGATGATCCTCGATTTAAAAGGGAAGCTGCAGGATGTTGTGCCTGATTACTTCCCAAGCCTGTTCTCAGATCATGAGGAGGCGGAAGTGTCCCTTGGCAAGGATGAGGCATTCGATGAAGCCATCCTTGCCCTTAAAGCCCTGGGCTACTCTGAACGCGAAATAAAGAAAATCACCCCTAAACTGAAAGGGGAAGGGCATTCGTCAGACGAAATCATCAGGAAAGCCCTTCAGCTTCTCTTGAAGTAA
- the ruvB gene encoding Holliday junction branch migration DNA helicase RuvB: MEDRIVSGESELNEDSFEYSLRPQTIKQYIGQDKVKHNLEVFIEAAKMRQETLDHVLLYGPPGLGKTTLATVIANEMGVNMRTTSGPAIERPGDLAAVLTALEPGDVLFIDEIHRLPRAIEEVLYPAMEDFCLDIVIGNGPSARSVRLDLPPFTLVGATTRAGALSAPLRDRFGVLCRLEYYNEEQLNEIVQRTAAILNTKIEATASEELARRSRGTPRIANRLLRRVRDFAQVKGNGDITTTLSREALELLQVDKLGLDHIDHKLLKGIIERFRGGPVGLDTIAASIGEESHTIEDVYEPYLLQIGFIQRTPRGRIVTHLVYDHFQLEVPDN, from the coding sequence ATGGAAGACAGAATCGTATCAGGAGAATCGGAATTAAATGAAGATTCCTTTGAATATTCCTTGCGTCCTCAGACAATAAAACAATATATTGGACAAGATAAGGTTAAGCATAATCTTGAGGTTTTCATCGAAGCGGCAAAGATGCGACAGGAGACCCTGGATCATGTCCTGCTTTACGGGCCGCCGGGATTAGGGAAAACGACCCTGGCCACGGTCATTGCCAATGAGATGGGTGTGAACATGCGCACCACTTCAGGACCTGCCATCGAGAGACCGGGAGACCTGGCCGCCGTCCTTACGGCACTTGAGCCTGGTGACGTGTTGTTCATCGATGAAATCCACCGGCTGCCCAGGGCGATCGAAGAGGTTCTTTATCCAGCAATGGAAGATTTCTGTTTGGATATTGTCATCGGGAATGGTCCCAGTGCACGGTCTGTCCGTTTGGATCTTCCGCCTTTTACGCTGGTGGGGGCGACGACCCGCGCCGGTGCCTTATCGGCTCCCCTTCGAGATCGATTTGGTGTTTTATGCCGGTTGGAATATTATAATGAAGAACAATTGAATGAAATTGTTCAGCGGACAGCGGCGATTTTGAACACGAAGATCGAAGCGACGGCTTCTGAAGAATTGGCGCGGAGATCAAGAGGGACCCCGCGTATCGCCAATCGGCTGCTCAGGAGAGTAAGGGATTTCGCCCAGGTGAAGGGGAATGGGGATATCACCACGACCCTGTCACGGGAAGCCCTTGAACTTCTCCAGGTCGATAAACTCGGTCTCGATCATATCGACCATAAGCTTCTTAAAGGGATCATCGAGCGATTCAGGGGAGGACCTGTTGGACTTGATACGATTGCAGCAAGCATCGGGGAGGAGTCCCATACGATTGAAGATGTGTATGAGCCGTACCTTTTGCAGATTGGATTCATCCAGCGGACGCCAAGAGGGAGGATCGTCACTCATCTTGTGTATGACCATTTCCAATTGGAGGTGCCGGATAATTGA
- a CDS encoding DUF2905 domain-containing protein: MTGLPKLVMIIGAIILVIGFLMQFIKIGKLPGDIIIKKENATFYFPLMTSILISVILSVVFYFLGRFK, encoded by the coding sequence TTGACAGGGCTGCCTAAATTAGTCATGATCATCGGCGCGATCATCTTAGTGATCGGTTTCCTTATGCAATTCATCAAAATAGGGAAGCTGCCGGGTGACATCATCATCAAAAAAGAAAATGCGACATTTTATTTTCCACTTATGACTTCTATTCTGATAAGTGTTATACTTTCCGTTGTCTTTTATTTCCTCGGGAGATTTAAATAG
- the queA gene encoding tRNA preQ1(34) S-adenosylmethionine ribosyltransferase-isomerase QueA, translating into MKVEDFDFHLPEELIAQTPLENRSESRLMVLDKEDGSMEHIRFKQITEYLGEGDCLVLNDTRVLPARLFGQKEDTGANIEVLLLKQEDGDKWETLVKPAKRIRVGTEIVFGDGKLRATCVDLKDHGGRILEFRYEGIFYEVLDELGEMPLPPYIRERLEEQDRYQTVFARERGSAAAPTAGLHFTEELLEELKEKGVHIAFITLHVGLGTFRPVSVETIEDHDMHAEFYQVSEGTARLLNEVRANGGKIITVGTTSTRTLETIASKHGTFVEENGWTNIFIYPGYEFKGIDGLITNFHLPKSTLIMLVSAFAGQDNVMHAYETAVKEKYRFFSFGDAMLIK; encoded by the coding sequence GTGAAAGTAGAAGATTTTGATTTTCATTTACCAGAAGAATTGATTGCCCAGACTCCTCTTGAGAACCGTTCCGAGAGCAGGCTGATGGTATTGGATAAAGAAGATGGTTCCATGGAGCATATCCGTTTCAAACAGATCACCGAGTACCTCGGGGAAGGGGATTGTCTCGTCCTGAATGACACAAGAGTTCTGCCGGCCCGTCTTTTTGGGCAAAAAGAAGATACAGGTGCCAATATTGAAGTGCTCCTTCTGAAGCAGGAGGATGGTGACAAGTGGGAGACACTTGTGAAGCCGGCAAAACGGATCCGTGTCGGTACGGAGATCGTTTTCGGTGATGGCAAATTAAGGGCAACCTGCGTTGACTTGAAGGATCACGGTGGAAGGATCCTTGAATTCCGCTATGAGGGGATCTTTTACGAAGTATTGGATGAGTTGGGTGAAATGCCGCTGCCGCCGTACATCCGTGAACGATTGGAAGAACAGGACCGCTATCAGACGGTGTTTGCCAGGGAAAGGGGATCAGCGGCGGCGCCGACTGCAGGTCTCCACTTTACGGAAGAACTGTTGGAAGAGCTGAAGGAAAAAGGTGTACACATCGCTTTCATCACCCTCCATGTGGGACTCGGAACATTCAGGCCGGTTTCCGTCGAGACGATTGAGGATCATGATATGCATGCCGAATTCTATCAGGTATCGGAAGGGACCGCACGCCTCTTGAATGAGGTAAGAGCAAATGGAGGCAAGATCATAACAGTCGGAACAACCTCCACCCGCACTCTGGAAACCATTGCATCCAAGCATGGGACGTTTGTTGAAGAGAATGGCTGGACGAATATTTTCATTTATCCAGGCTATGAGTTTAAAGGGATTGATGGGCTGATCACCAACTTCCACTTGCCGAAGTCGACCCTGATCATGCTGGTCAGCGCCTTTGCGGGGCAGGACAACGTGATGCATGCCTATGAAACCGCCGTTAAAGAGAAGTACCGCTTCTTCAGCTTTGGAGATGCGATGTTGATTAAATAA
- the tgt gene encoding tRNA guanosine(34) transglycosylase Tgt, with amino-acid sequence MEIGRRIPKLTAITYEHIKTCKQTGARLGRVHTPHGSFETPAFMPVGTMATVKTMSPEDLKSMESGIILSNTYHLWLRPGHEIIREAGGLHKFMNWDRAILTDSGGFQVFSLSKLRQIEEEGVHFRHHLNGDKLFLSPEKAMEIQNALGSDIMMAFDECPPYPAEYEYMKSSVERTTRWAERCLKAHERPQDQGLFGIVQGGEYEELRKQSARDLVSMDFPGYAVGGLSVGEPKDVMNRVLDFTTPHLPSDKPRYLMGVGSPDSLIDGSIRGIDMFDCVLPTRIARNGTLMTSEGRLVVKNAKYARDFRPIDENCDCYTCKNYSRAYIRHLIKCDETFGIRLTTYHNLHFLLKLMEQVRQAIREDRLGDFREEFFEQYGFNRPDAKNF; translated from the coding sequence ATGGAAATTGGAAGGAGAATTCCCAAGTTGACTGCAATAACATATGAACACATTAAAACATGTAAACAAACCGGTGCCAGACTGGGCCGGGTCCATACGCCACACGGTTCATTCGAAACGCCTGCCTTCATGCCGGTGGGCACCATGGCAACGGTAAAAACGATGTCCCCGGAGGATCTGAAATCCATGGAATCCGGCATCATCCTCAGTAATACGTATCATCTATGGTTACGTCCAGGTCATGAAATCATCAGGGAAGCGGGCGGCCTTCATAAATTCATGAACTGGGATCGCGCCATCCTGACCGATTCAGGCGGTTTCCAAGTGTTCAGCTTGAGTAAGCTTCGCCAGATCGAAGAAGAAGGAGTCCATTTCCGTCATCACTTGAACGGGGATAAACTCTTCCTAAGCCCGGAGAAAGCGATGGAGATACAGAATGCCCTGGGATCTGATATCATGATGGCGTTCGATGAATGTCCACCTTATCCTGCGGAATATGAGTATATGAAGAGTTCGGTAGAGCGTACCACGCGATGGGCAGAGCGTTGTTTAAAAGCCCACGAGCGCCCTCAGGATCAAGGATTATTCGGTATCGTCCAGGGTGGGGAATACGAAGAGCTTCGTAAGCAAAGTGCCCGCGACCTGGTATCCATGGATTTCCCTGGTTATGCCGTCGGTGGACTTTCTGTCGGGGAGCCTAAAGACGTCATGAATCGCGTGCTTGATTTCACCACGCCGCATCTTCCGTCGGATAAGCCCCGTTACCTGATGGGTGTCGGATCGCCGGATTCACTGATCGATGGTTCGATACGCGGAATCGATATGTTCGATTGTGTCCTTCCGACCCGCATTGCCCGTAATGGGACCCTTATGACAAGTGAAGGCCGTCTGGTCGTGAAAAACGCAAAGTATGCAAGGGATTTCAGGCCTATCGATGAGAATTGCGACTGCTATACGTGTAAGAATTATAGCCGTGCCTATATCCGTCACCTGATTAAATGTGACGAAACGTTCGGAATTCGCCTTACGACTTATCATAATCTTCATTTTCTGTTAAAATTGATGGAGCAAGTCAGACAAGCGATTCGTGAAGATCGTCTAGGAGACTTTAGGGAAGAATTTTTCGAGCAGTATGGCTTCAACCGTCCTGATGCGAAAAACTTCTAA
- the yajC gene encoding preprotein translocase subunit YajC — protein sequence MGSLGTILPLILMFVLFYFLLIRPQQKRQKAVSKMQNELAKGDRIITIGGLHGSIDAIEEGKVVILCGDGSRLTYDRNAIREVIRAEQV from the coding sequence ATGGGAAGTTTAGGAACAATACTACCTTTGATATTAATGTTCGTTCTGTTTTACTTTTTACTGATCCGTCCTCAGCAAAAGCGTCAAAAAGCGGTCTCAAAAATGCAAAATGAGCTTGCGAAGGGTGATAGAATCATCACGATCGGCGGTTTACACGGATCAATCGATGCTATCGAAGAAGGTAAAGTAGTCATCCTGTGTGGTGACGGCAGCCGTCTTACATATGATCGTAATGCGATCAGGGAAGTCATCAGAGCAGAACAGGTATAA
- a CDS encoding TIGR04086 family membrane protein — translation MGGAVLYGTTTIFVIAIAASLLFSLLLRFTDLTENSITLFVTIISFLSLFVGGFMSGGKGKTKGWVLGGSTGLIYTLVIFLFQYLGYDSLFSMEQLIYHGCYILTAMMGGILGVNMSGGPREG, via the coding sequence ATGGGTGGTGCCGTTCTGTACGGAACCACCACCATATTTGTCATAGCGATTGCCGCAAGTTTATTGTTTTCTTTGCTGCTCCGTTTTACGGATCTTACTGAAAACTCCATCACACTGTTTGTCACGATCATTTCATTTCTTTCTTTGTTTGTTGGAGGATTTATGTCTGGTGGAAAAGGAAAGACAAAAGGCTGGGTGCTTGGTGGTTCGACAGGACTCATTTACACACTCGTCATTTTCTTATTTCAATACCTGGGGTACGATAGCCTGTTTTCAATGGAACAGCTCATCTATCACGGCTGCTATATCCTGACGGCCATGATGGGGGGAATCCTCGGTGTAAACATGAGTGGCGGTCCGAGGGAGGGCTAG
- a CDS encoding ArsB/NhaD family transporter, producing the protein MSPMIVLIVFVSVYILLMSEKWNRVLAAMAGGVAMLLIGAFPIEKALFTYIDWKTITLLFSMMLIVTITSKTGIFEYVAIRIAQWVNGNGLALLVLFSFLAAVGSAFLANVTIAMLLVPILFKLTRLLELPPIPYLIMTILACNIGGTATLIGDPPNMMIGQAVKHFTFNSFLENLLPVVLMVYAVTLLIMCVVYKEVLHVKEDRKLLLKGIKPEEYLKRDNGLFQSLFVLALVLVGFSVYPVFHLDVTTVSLAGAVLLMLLLEKIHPPEKILREVEWGTLFFFMGLFLLVGGIEEAGFIDEIAREILRATDGDMKKTAFVILWGTGLLSAVVDNIPFVAAMIPVIQEFGEFGMVNMDPLWWSLALGACLGGNGTLLGSSSNLVIAGLASKENVHIKFHQYLLIGIPVTVISLAVSTVYVYFKYIRPFMGG; encoded by the coding sequence ATGTCTCCGATGATCGTATTGATTGTGTTCGTTTCGGTTTATATCTTATTGATGTCAGAGAAATGGAATCGCGTCCTTGCTGCCATGGCCGGTGGGGTAGCCATGCTTCTGATCGGGGCTTTTCCCATTGAAAAGGCGCTATTTACGTATATCGACTGGAAAACCATCACGCTTCTGTTTTCCATGATGCTGATTGTCACCATCACAAGCAAAACGGGGATATTTGAGTATGTCGCCATTCGGATCGCCCAATGGGTGAACGGGAACGGGCTCGCTCTCCTGGTTTTGTTTTCCTTCCTGGCGGCGGTAGGTTCTGCGTTTTTGGCGAACGTGACGATCGCTATGCTGCTCGTTCCGATCTTGTTCAAATTGACCAGGCTCCTAGAACTTCCGCCCATCCCCTACTTGATCATGACGATCCTGGCATGTAACATCGGCGGGACGGCAACCCTTATAGGTGACCCGCCAAACATGATGATCGGCCAGGCCGTGAAGCACTTTACATTCAATAGCTTCCTTGAAAATCTGTTACCGGTTGTTCTGATGGTTTACGCCGTGACGCTTTTGATTATGTGTGTGGTATACAAGGAAGTGCTCCACGTGAAAGAAGACAGGAAACTGCTTCTGAAAGGCATCAAGCCCGAGGAATATTTAAAGAGGGACAATGGGCTCTTTCAGTCTCTGTTTGTACTTGCCCTCGTATTGGTGGGCTTTTCCGTATATCCGGTATTCCATCTTGACGTGACGACGGTATCGCTTGCCGGTGCAGTTCTCCTTATGCTGCTCCTCGAGAAAATTCATCCTCCGGAAAAGATTTTGAGAGAGGTGGAATGGGGGACACTCTTTTTCTTTATGGGCCTCTTCCTCCTGGTCGGGGGGATTGAAGAGGCAGGGTTCATAGATGAAATCGCACGTGAAATCCTGCGGGCGACGGATGGGGATATGAAGAAAACGGCCTTTGTGATCTTGTGGGGAACAGGTTTATTATCAGCTGTAGTCGATAATATTCCGTTTGTTGCAGCCATGATCCCCGTCATCCAGGAATTCGGTGAATTCGGGATGGTCAATATGGATCCCTTATGGTGGTCATTGGCACTGGGTGCATGCCTTGGTGGGAATGGTACACTTCTCGGATCTTCTTCGAATCTGGTCATTGCCGGACTCGCGTCAAAGGAAAATGTACATATCAAATTCCATCAGTACTTACTGATCGGGATTCCTGTCACCGTCATCTCCCTTGCCGTTTCCACCGTATATGTATACTTCAAATACATCCGACCGTTCATGGGTGGATAA
- a CDS encoding DUF421 domain-containing protein: MEEYFIIILRTLFLYVMIIFIFRIMGKREIGELSILDLVVFMMIAEMAVMAIEEPEDPIIHTVLPMGIIVLVQILFAWFSLRSKSFRELLDGKPTVIIHNGKIDDQAMKKQRYNYDDLLLQLREKDIFNLADVEFAILEPSGKLSVLQKDKKTPHSLTLPLILDGQVQTTHLDMIGKTSFWLRKELRERGFKNVHEISFCSFQNGQFYIDEKNK; the protein is encoded by the coding sequence GTGGAGGAATATTTCATCATCATTTTACGCACTCTTTTTCTTTACGTAATGATCATTTTCATTTTCAGAATCATGGGGAAAAGGGAAATCGGGGAACTGAGCATCCTGGATCTGGTCGTATTCATGATGATTGCCGAGATGGCGGTCATGGCCATCGAAGAACCAGAGGATCCCATCATTCATACAGTGCTGCCCATGGGGATCATCGTCCTCGTCCAGATCCTGTTTGCCTGGTTTTCCCTCAGATCTAAGTCTTTTCGGGAATTATTGGACGGAAAACCCACCGTCATTATCCATAACGGAAAAATCGACGACCAAGCCATGAAGAAACAGCGCTATAATTATGATGATCTGCTTCTTCAATTAAGGGAAAAAGATATTTTCAATCTGGCAGATGTCGAATTTGCGATATTAGAGCCATCGGGGAAACTATCTGTCCTTCAGAAAGATAAAAAGACCCCGCATTCCCTGACGCTGCCCCTGATCCTCGATGGACAGGTCCAAACCACCCATCTCGATATGATCGGAAAAACGTCCTTCTGGTTACGGAAAGAACTGAGAGAACGCGGATTCAAAAACGTACACGAAATCTCCTTCTGCAGCTTCCAAAACGGGCAATTTTACATTGATGAAAAAAACAAATAA